The following proteins are encoded in a genomic region of Oryza brachyantha chromosome 11, ObraRS2, whole genome shotgun sequence:
- the LOC102721596 gene encoding uncharacterized protein LOC102721596, with product MAAGQENRVLPPPRDLGVVVDIEDDSDAAERVDFDVADLSLRYNVMLGRPALVKFMVVTRCAYCQLKMPGPNGPITVHDDVKMALACAEMRANALATATTTASTDQGPEASASWAPKKRIISSDEVPIKLIQLGDDPSKAAKIGGSLDAK from the exons ATGGCAGCAGGACAAGAGAACCGCGTTCTGCCCCCGCCCCGCGACCTAGGTGTGGTGGTGGACATTGAGGATGACAGCGACGCGGCCG AGCGGGTCGATTTCGACGTGGCGGACCTCAGTCTGCGCTACAATGTCATGCTTGGCAGGCCAGCGTTGGTGAAGTTTATGGTGGTCACCCGCTGCGCCTACTGCCAACTCAAGATGCCGGGCCCTAACGGCCCCATCACGGTGCACGACGATGTGAAGATGGCATTGGCATGTGCAGAGATGCGAGCCAACGCCCTCGccacggccaccaccaccgcatcCACCGACCAGGGGCCAGAGGCATCAGCCTCATGGGCCCCGAAGAAGCGGATCATCTCGAGTGATGAGGTGCCCATCAAGCTCATCCAGCTTGGCGATGATCCGTCCAAGGCCGCCAAGATCGGCGGCAGCCTGGATGCCAAATAG
- the LOC102701031 gene encoding protein HEADING DATE 3A-like gives MSRDPLVVGHVVGDIVDPFVTTASLRVFFNSKEMTNGSELKPSQVLNQPRIYIEGRDMRTLYTLVMVDPDAPSPSNPTKREYLHWLVTDIPETTDARFGNEIVPYESPRPTAGIHRFVFILFRQSVRQTTYAPGWRQNFNTRDFSELYSLGSPVAALFFNCQRENGCGGRRCVR, from the exons ATGTCTAGGGACCCATTGGTTGTCGGTCATGTCGTCGGCGACATCGTGGACCCTTTCGTCACCACCGCGTCGCTCAGGGTCTTCTTCAACAGCAAGGAGATGACGAATGGGTCTGAGCTGAAGCCATCTCAAGTGCTGAACCAGCCAAGGATTTATATCGAAGGCCGTGACATGAGGACACTCTACACGCTT GTAATGGTGGACCCTGATGCACCAAGCCCCAGCAACCCTACTAAAAGGGAGTACCTTCATTG GTTGGTGACAGACATTCCAGAGACCACTGATGCCAGATTTG GCAATGAGATAGTCCCCTACGAGAGCCCACGCCCAACTGCAGGCATCCATCGGTTTGTGTTCATCCTCTTCAGGCAGTCAGTCAGGCAGACCACATATGCTCCTGGGTGGCGCCAAAATTTCAACACCAGGGACTTCTCTGAGCTCTACAGCCTCGGCTCGCCGGTTGCCGCTCTCTTCTTCAATTGCCAGAGGGAGAACGGCTGTGGAGGACGAAGGTGTGTTAGATGA